A stretch of the Luteimonas sp. JM171 genome encodes the following:
- the zupT gene encoding zinc transporter ZupT — protein sequence MTDIFTPDVLFALMVTTAAGLATGVGGLLVFTTKAPNARMLAFGLAFAGGAMVYVSLTDILGKSVDAFALDFGERGFSYGTFAFLAGVLLIVIIDRLIPNPHQRLETDDPFFRQHNPAYIRRVGLLTAAAITAHNFPEGLATFFATLSDPTVGLALAFAIAIHNVPEGIAIAVPVYYATGNKGYAFAACMLSGLAEPLGALVGYVVLGPYMSDALFGAVFGVIAGVMVFLALDELLPAAKRYAKGHETVYGLVVGMGTMAISLVLFNW from the coding sequence ATGACCGACATCTTCACCCCCGACGTCCTCTTCGCCCTGATGGTCACCACCGCCGCCGGCCTGGCCACCGGCGTGGGCGGGCTGCTGGTGTTCACCACCAAGGCGCCCAACGCGCGCATGCTCGCCTTCGGCCTGGCGTTCGCTGGCGGCGCGATGGTTTACGTGTCGCTGACCGACATCCTGGGCAAGTCGGTGGATGCGTTCGCGCTGGATTTCGGCGAGCGCGGCTTCTCGTATGGCACCTTCGCCTTCCTGGCCGGCGTGCTGCTGATCGTGATCATCGACCGGCTGATCCCCAATCCGCACCAGCGGCTGGAAACCGATGATCCGTTCTTCCGCCAGCACAACCCCGCCTACATCAGGCGCGTAGGCCTGCTGACCGCGGCCGCGATCACCGCGCACAATTTCCCGGAAGGCCTGGCAACGTTCTTCGCCACCCTCTCCGACCCGACGGTGGGCCTGGCGCTGGCGTTCGCGATCGCGATCCACAACGTGCCCGAAGGGATCGCCATCGCGGTGCCGGTGTACTACGCCACCGGCAACAAGGGCTATGCGTTCGCCGCCTGCATGCTGTCGGGCCTGGCCGAGCCGTTGGGGGCGCTGGTGGGTTACGTGGTGCTCGGCCCCTACATGTCCGACGCGCTGTTTGGCGCGGTGTTCGGGGTCATCGCGGGGGTGATGGTGTTCCTGGCCCTGGACGAGTTGCTGCCTGCCGCCAAGCGCTATGCCAAGGGGCACGAGACCGTATACGGGCTGGTCGTGGGCATGGGCACGATGGCCATCAGCCTGGTGCTGTTCAACTGGTGA
- the tal gene encoding transaldolase: MPNQLEQLRQLSTVVADTGDIEAIGRFRPEDATTNPSLLLKAAGLPAYGDVIEGALSAAKGQGEARVADACDRLAVAIGGEILKLIPGRVSTEVDARLSFDTNGTIANARRLVELYADAGIGRDRLLIKIAATWEGIRAAEQLEREGIHCNLTLLFSFAQAVACAEAGVFLISPFVGRILDWHLASGAARPATPQEDPGVQSVTRIWNWYKRHGFQTVVMGASFRNTGQVLALAGCDRLTISPELLGELEASNAPVTRGLADDGTRADPPPLLEEPDFRWQHNEDAMATEKLADGIRRFAADQRKLEDMLAQRLA, translated from the coding sequence ATGCCGAACCAGCTTGAACAGCTGCGCCAGCTGTCCACCGTGGTCGCCGACACCGGCGACATCGAGGCGATTGGACGGTTCCGGCCCGAGGACGCCACCACCAATCCCTCGTTGCTGCTCAAGGCCGCCGGCTTGCCTGCCTATGGCGACGTCATCGAGGGCGCGCTGTCCGCGGCGAAGGGCCAGGGGGAGGCGCGCGTGGCCGATGCCTGCGACCGGCTCGCGGTGGCGATCGGCGGCGAGATCCTCAAGCTCATCCCGGGCCGGGTCTCCACGGAGGTGGATGCGCGGCTGAGCTTCGACACCAACGGCACCATCGCCAATGCCCGGCGCCTGGTGGAGCTGTACGCGGACGCGGGCATCGGCCGCGACCGCCTGCTGATCAAGATCGCCGCCACCTGGGAGGGCATCCGCGCGGCCGAGCAGCTCGAGCGCGAGGGCATCCACTGCAACCTGACCCTGCTGTTTTCGTTCGCGCAGGCCGTGGCCTGCGCCGAAGCCGGCGTGTTCCTGATCTCGCCCTTCGTCGGGCGCATCCTCGACTGGCACCTGGCCAGCGGCGCCGCGCGCCCGGCCACGCCGCAGGAGGACCCTGGCGTGCAGTCCGTGACCCGGATCTGGAACTGGTACAAGCGCCACGGCTTCCAGACCGTGGTGATGGGCGCGAGCTTCCGCAACACCGGCCAGGTGCTGGCCCTGGCGGGCTGCGACCGGCTCACCATCTCGCCCGAACTGCTGGGCGAGCTCGAGGCGTCGAATGCGCCGGTCACGCGCGGCCTCGCCGACGACGGGACGCGCGCTGATCCGCCACCGCTGCTGGAGGAGCCCGATTTCCGCTGGCAGCACAACGAGGACGCCATGGCCACCGAGAAGCTTGCCGACGGCATCCGGCGCTTCGCGGCCGACCAGCGCAAGCTGGAGGACATGCTCGCCCAGCGCCTGGCCTGA
- a CDS encoding NYN domain-containing protein: protein MADTELRIALLIDADNAPASKIEPILTELARHGVANVRRAYGNWKNPHLKGWEDCLHAYAIQPVQQFAYTARKNASDMAMVIDAMDLLYTGNLDGFAIVSSDADFTPLVMRLRNQNMRVFGFGEEKTPKPFVNACSTFLYLEKLEAADGEGTQAASRPKSSSELQRDSRLIHLLRNAVSATSDDSGWAHLGMVGSHIRNHTSFDERNYGYRNLSALFEATGLFELRREGQLVEIREKPKAKARTKRARKKAAAQ from the coding sequence ATGGCCGACACCGAACTGCGCATCGCGCTGCTGATCGACGCCGACAACGCGCCGGCCAGCAAGATCGAGCCGATCCTCACCGAGCTGGCCCGCCACGGCGTGGCCAACGTGCGACGCGCCTACGGCAACTGGAAGAACCCGCACCTCAAGGGCTGGGAGGACTGCCTGCACGCCTACGCCATCCAGCCGGTGCAGCAGTTCGCCTACACCGCGCGCAAGAATGCCTCGGACATGGCGATGGTGATCGACGCCATGGACCTGCTCTACACCGGCAACCTGGACGGATTCGCGATCGTCTCCAGCGACGCCGACTTCACCCCGCTGGTGATGCGCCTTCGCAACCAGAACATGCGGGTGTTCGGCTTTGGCGAGGAGAAGACGCCCAAACCCTTCGTCAACGCCTGTTCAACCTTCCTCTACCTGGAGAAGCTCGAGGCTGCGGACGGGGAGGGCACCCAGGCCGCTTCCCGGCCCAAGTCCAGCTCCGAGCTGCAGCGCGATTCCCGGCTCATCCACCTGCTGCGCAACGCCGTGTCGGCCACCTCCGATGACTCCGGCTGGGCGCACCTGGGGATGGTGGGCAGCCACATCCGCAACCACACCTCGTTCGACGAGCGGAACTACGGCTATCGCAACCTCAGCGCCCTGTTCGAGGCCACCGGCCTGTTCGAGCTGCGGCGCGAAGGCCAGCTGGTGGAAATCCGGGAGAAGCCCAAGGCCAAGGCCCGGACCAAGCGCGCCCGCAAGAAGGCCGCGGCTCAGTAG